A single window of Microplitis demolitor isolate Queensland-Clemson2020A chromosome 7, iyMicDemo2.1a, whole genome shotgun sequence DNA harbors:
- the LOC103569122 gene encoding LOW QUALITY PROTEIN: chitobiosyldiphosphodolichol beta-mannosyltransferase (The sequence of the model RefSeq protein was modified relative to this genomic sequence to represent the inferred CDS: substituted 2 bases at 2 genomic stop codons) — protein sequence MFLLTVSSILIILISWLLWTRRSRINIRDKKRVCIVVLGDIGRSPRMQYHALSFMNEGYFVDIIGYFGSEPLEELKNNDNVNIHYLTHVPDWNNRMPRLLSYIIKTLWQANDLVRILFTKIQSSYLMVQNPPAVPTIPICWCYCRMFKTQFIIDWHNYAYSIMALTIGRDHLLVKITMFIESFFGKRADKNFCVTNAMKNDLNERWSIEATVLYDRPPLAFKPIDLSEKHSLLTRLSKTYEEFGNGQEDSSALTECLPNGEIQLRNQRPALIVSSTSWTEDEDFSVLLTALKEYELACCSENSMLPNLICAITGKGPLKDFWTAIIKFKKWKHVKIVTPWLTNEDYPKLLASADLGICLHTSTSGLDLPMKVVDMFGCGLPVCAYNFKCLNELVRHEENSLVFSNDQELSIQLRTWFYNFPNDQQQIEKNQRFRQELDNFQKLRWTGNWRNVLMTINNXNXKTIGIVAQETSYHMRNVYNNQYSSYIAASYVKHIESAGARVVPIRIGQRESYYENIMNKINGVLFPGGSTFFNTTNGYADTVRIIYWIAVRMNEQEDYFPLWGTCLGFEAMTYIAAGDVDVRVSCKGVNNVALRLNFTKNYSKSRLFKNAPEDIIDILKTQAVTANFHKFCVTKEGLEKVNLSNTYRVMTVNYDDNGLKYISTMEHFNMPFYGTQFHPEKNSFEWANRLKGIPHSSNAIKAGQYFANFFVDEARKNNHSFESREEEIAHLIYNYPITYTGPTNSSFEQCYLFDDTL from the exons atgtttttattaactgttagtagtatattaattattttaatatcttggTTATTATGGACAAGACGGAGTCGAATCAATATTCGTGATAAAAAAAGAGTGTGTATTGTTGTATTGGGTGATATTGGACGCAGTCCACGAATGCAATATCATGCATTATCATTTATGAATGAAGGATATTTTGTTGACATCATAGGATATTTTGGTTCTGAACCACtagaagaattgaaaaataatgataatgtcaatattcattatttaacaCATGTACCAGATTGGAATAATc gTATGCCGAGATTATtgtcatatattataaaaacattatggCAAGCTAATGATTTAGTgagaatattatttactaaaatccAATCGAGTTATTTAATGGTACAAAATCCACCTGCTGTTCCAACTATTCCAATATGCTGGTGTTATTGTCGTATGTTTAAAACACAATTTATTATCGATTGGCATAATTATGCGTACTCGATAATGGCACTAACAATTGGAAGAGATCATTTACTTGTTAAAATAACTATGTTTATTGAATCATTTTTTGGTAAACgtgctgataaaaatttttgcgttACCAATGctatgaaaaatgatttaaacgaAAGATGGAGTAtaga GGCTACAGTTTTGTATGACAGACCACCACTGGCATTTAAACCAATTGATTTATCTGAGAAACATTCCTTGCTAACTAGACTAAGTAAAACTTATGAAGAGTTTGGAAATGGTCAAGAAGATTCATCTGCTTTAACAGAATGTTTACCTAATGGTGAAATTCAACTTAGAAACCAACGACCAGCATTAATTGTATCTAGTACAAGTTGGACTGAAGATGAAGATTTTTCAGTGTTACTTACTGCTTTGAAAG aatatgaATTGGCTTGCTGCAGTGAAAATTCTATGTtaccaaatttaatttgtgCTATTACTGGAAAAGGTCctttaaaagatttttggacggctatcataaaatttaaaaaatggaaacaCGTTAAAATTGTCACTCCTTGGTTAACAAATGAAGATTATCCTAAGTTATTag caagCGCAGATTTAGGAATATGTCTGCATACATCAACAAGTGGACTAGATTTACCAATGAAAGTTGTTGATATGTTTGGATGTGGGCTACCAGTCTGTgcatataatttcaaatg TCTCAATGAACTTGTAAGGCATGAAGAAAATAGTTTAGTGTTTTCAAATGATCAAGAATTATCAATTCAGTTGAGGACATGGTTTTACAATTTTCCAAATGATCAACAGcaaattgagaaaaatcaaAGATTTCGTCAGGAATtagacaattttcaaaaacttcgATGGACTGGTAATTGGAGAAATGTA CTTATGAcgatcaataattaaaattgaaaaactataGGTATTGTAGCACAAGAAACCAGTTATCATATGCgaaatgtttataataatcagTATAGCAGCTATATAGCGGCGTCATATGTGAAACACATAGAAAGTGCTGGTGCTCGTGTTGTACCTATAag gATTGGACAACGCGAGtcatattatgaaaatataatgaataaaataaacgg agtCCTTTTTCCTGGAGGCTCGACTTTTTTCAACACAACTAATGGTTATGCTGATACCGTTCGAATAATCTATTg gattgCAGTTCGTATGAATGAACAAGAAGACTATTTTCCACTGTGGGGAACTTGCTTGGGTTTTGAAGCAATGACGTACATTGCGGCAGGTGATGTTGACGTACGAGTATCATGTAAAGGAGTAAATAACGTAGCTTTACGGCtgaattttacaaaaa attattctaaaagtagattatttaaaaacgcaCCGGAAGATATTATTGATATCTTAAAAACTCAAGCAGTAACtgcaaattttcataaattttgtgttaCGAAAGAA GGTTTAGAAAAGGTCAACTTGTCAAATACATATCGAGTAATGACTGTAAACTATGACGACAATGGGTTAAAGTATATTTCAACAATGGAGCATTTTAACATGCCATTTTATGGTACACAATTTCATCCagagaaaaatagttttgagTGGGCTAATCGATTAAAAGGAATACCTCACAGCAGCAATGCTATTAAAGCTGGCCAATATTTCGCAAATTTCTTTGTCGATGAAg CtcgtaaaaataatcattcatTCGAATCAAGGGAGGAAGAGATTgcacatttaatttataattatcctATAACATACACTGGCCCAACGAATTCATCATTTGaacaatgttatttattcgatGATacgttataa
- the LOC103569123 gene encoding NHP2-like protein 1 homolog: protein MTNEVNPKAYPLADATLTAKILNLVQQAMNYKQLRKGANEATKTLNRGLSEFIVMAADAEPLEILLHLPLLCEDKNVPYVFVRSKESLGRACGVSRPVVACSVTVNEGSQLKPQIQAIQQEIERLLV from the exons atg ACAAACGAAGTAAACCCAAAAGCATACCCATTGGCGGACGCCACATTGACTGCAAAAATTCTAAACTTGGTACAACAAGCAAtgaattataaacaattaagaAAAGGAGCAAATGAAGCGACGAAAACGCTTAATCGAGGATTATCAGAATTCATTGTGATGGCAGCGGATGCTGAaccattggaaattttattgcatttaCCATTACTTTGTGAAGATAAGAATGTTCCTTATGTTTTTGTAAGGAGTAAGGAATCATTGGGACGTGCTTGTGGTGTATCACGGCCTGTTGTTGCTTGTTCAGTCACAGTTAATGAAGGTTCACAACTTAAACCTCAGATTCAAGCTATTCAGCAAGAAATTGAACGTCTTTTggtttaa
- the LOC103569146 gene encoding speckle-type POZ protein-like: protein MSNKQSSRIKNNIFIFHFERKKKEKFCKKLSVPISKGEGLYLSLSKKDLLDNKDEYLPNNTLTVCVEHSMYDTPVTTSRKLELNISKRQMIHDYTELYNSKMISDVIINVGDKEFQAHKIILMARSPVLAAMFSHEMIEKKQNKVSITDITPEIFEKVLEYIYTDEVIGLDEIADDLLEAAEKYQLQSFKETCQESLSVTLDFENAFKLMTLADLYNANHLLEFTTDFLVAKMKCVINTQGFKQLEKSHSSLAIYKGREISSDLYISHIRLYMAMYDHI, encoded by the coding sequence atgtctaACAAGCAATCATCAcgcattaaaaacaatattttcatttttcattttgaacgaaagaaaaaagaaaaattttgtaaaaaattatcagtaccGATTAGCAAAGGTGAAGGCTTGTATTTATCCCTATccaaaaaagatttattagATAACAAAGATGAATATTTGCCTAATAATACTTTGACAGTGTGTGTCGAACATTCTATGTATGACACTCCAGTTACAACTTCTAgaaaacttgaattaaatatttcaaaacgtCAAATGATTCACGACTATACAGAACTGTACAACTCTAAAATGATTAGTgatgttattataaatgtgGGTGACAAAGAATTCCAAGCTCACAAAATTATTCTGATGGCACGAAGTCCTGTTCTAGCTGCAATGTTTTCTCATGAAATGATTGAAAAGAAGCAAAACAAAGTATCTATAACAGATATTACTCCAGAGATATTCGAAAAAGTCCTGGAGTATATCTACACTGATGAGGTAATTGGTCTGGATGAGATTGCTGACGATTTATTAGAAGCTGCCGAAAAATATCAGCTTCAGTCTTTTAAAGAAACCTGTCAAGAATCACTCAGCGTCACACTGGATTTTGAAAATGCATTTAAATTGATGACTTTAGCTGATTTATATAACGCTAATCATCTGTTAGAATTCACAACTGATTTTTTGGTTGCAAAAATGAAATGTGTTATTAACACTCAGGGTTTTAAACAACTCGAGAAATCACACTCTTCTTTGGCCATATATAAAGGCAGAGAAATTTCTTCTGACTTATACATAAGtcatataagattatatatggccatgtacgatcatatatga